From Montipora foliosa isolate CH-2021 chromosome 6, ASM3666993v2, whole genome shotgun sequence, a single genomic window includes:
- the LOC138006756 gene encoding zinc finger protein ZFP2-like, translating to MMSRSVKHRNFRVHTGEKSYHCKLCGKCFSQAGNLRAHERVHTGEKSYQCKLCGKCFSQAGNLRSHERVHSGEKPYECKQCGKCFSQGSNLRTHERVHTGEKPYQCTQCGKCFSQGANLRDHERMHTGEKPYQCKRCGKCFTQAGVLRTHERVHTRGKPYKCYQCGKCFSQSANLRTHQRVHTGEKPYQCTQCGKCFTQAGDLRNHERIHTGERPYQCEQCGKFFARAGNLRTHERIHTGERPYQCEQCGKCFTRAGNLRKHERVHTGEKPYQCTQCDKCFSQAVDLREHERIHTSGEKPYRCKQCGKCFSQAGNLRKHERVHTGEKPYECEQCGRCFSRSENLRRHERVHITGEKPCHYTLAMIVEKVVAKLETCKSLYATEAL from the coding sequence ATGATGTCAAGATCAGTTAAGCACAGGAACTTCCGAGTGCATACAGGAGAGAAGTCCTATCATTGCAAActatgtggaaagtgttttagccaagcagggaATTTAAGGGCACATGAAAGAGTGCATACAGGAGAGAAGTCCTATCAGTGCAAActatgtggaaagtgttttagccaagcaggaaatttaaggtcacatgaaagagtgcatagtggagagaagccttatgaatgcaaacaatgcggcaagtgttttagtCAAGGTTCaaatttaaggacacatgaaagagtgcatactggagagaaaccctATCAATGCACACAATGCGGGAAGTGTTTTAGTCAAGGTGCAAATTTAAGGGACCATGAAAGAatgcatactggagagaagccctaCCAATGCAAAcgatgtggaaagtgttttaccCAAGCAGGAGttttaaggacacatgaaagagtgcaTACTAGAGGGAAGCCCTATAAATGCTACCAatgcggcaagtgttttagtCAAAGTGCAAATTTAAGGACACATCAAAGAgtgcatactggagagaaaccctATCAATGCACACAATGTGGGAAGTGTTTTACCCAAGCAGGAGATTTAAGGAATCATGAAAGAATTCATACTGGAGAGAGGCCCTACCAATGCGAACAATGTGGGAAGTTTTTTGCCCGAGCAGGAAATTTAAGGACTCATGAAAGAATTCATACTGGAGAGAGGCCCTACCAATGCgaacaatgtggaaagtgttttaccCGAGCAGGAAATTTAAGGAAACATGAAAGAgtgcatactggagagaagccttatcaATGCACACAATGTGACAaatgttttagccaagcagtaGATTTAAGGGAACATGAAAGAATACATACCTCTGGAGAGAAGCCCTACcgatgcaaacaatgtggaaagtgttttagccagGCAGGAAATTTAAGGAAACATGAAAGAgtgcatactggagagaagccttatgaatgcgaaCAATGCGGCAGGTGTTTTAGTCGAAGTGAAAACTTaaggagacatgaaagagtTCATATTACAGGAGAGAAGCCCTGTCACTACACACTGGCTATGATTGTGGAAAAGGTTGTAGCGAAGCTGGAAACATGTAAGAGTCTATACGCGACAGAAGCGTTATAA
- the LOC138006741 gene encoding uncharacterized protein, which produces MINDELIEYLPNNPGYVRIKGADHPLLQSCLVEGTEYVASSALRNFHPAIYEESASHIHNLIISAIQRVSSQDFSSIVQSTSQLTKNENSPATTLDFQRNRHGSIFEPIQRTENQIAAQDIRTAEWEWLVIGLYKAMGIPYTRKHAKVMDDVTQFMNDIGIALSSQGLNDPAEIIQYLQKAYWSDRGKDLRERIVKIGIQNRNDDRKKPETLEDATGKYNCSTTCSCEEQSGDATEQKCLQGPFLTAAHCKPTAPENQESIFPQPAPSDDSYQFSKQNACKKVPEMGDAEREKKRNGKFTHVDQSRFRYQYGTEQEEKRQFEKQKQNRFFDHLFGPIKKFSRRKTSPVTKQSQLVGGFDFVPAFRCPGWPKIAREWTTRERKWPSPYMVFKVAQEGFHLVAKPPKNGGKGDRDFRISFSYSEYLLSQEMNDIQRECYRCLKKYHRAYLSKESKSLVTFHLKNLFLQTIEETGAEVWTESNRSKCMMMLFDNLFEALEKKFLHHFFVRSWNIFGTDYIENPKILESLAGVLTQIRNNPVQFGTPLMKDKHSKFETAVKENQYIPHSDTDIAKTGEHGAGEITDFPCKGCANTKGKRQESPCQERSSIANFRYHDLKDFFLSVSKELIDMAFNEHTTDCILEALDPLERSLVDGLKEIEKIGIVRVDEFPKMFDISWDLAFYRMLVSSEQNMRRRVLEGIQSVVEVCRYVFKQDDFAPGNEDAIIKRMHDANSENCFDLNRYIPAGSGTQFVLNFFNGLQLSEASQENVDFEIPLD; this is translated from the coding sequence ATGATCAACGATGAACTGATCGAATACTTACCCAACAATCCAGGGTACGTCAGGATCAAAGGGGCCGATCACCCCTTGTTACAGTCCTGCCTTGTGGAAGGCACTGAGTACGTAGCCAGTTCAGCCTTAAGGAATTTCCACCCAGCGATTTATGAGGAATCAGCGTCTCATATACATAATCTCATTATCAGCGCAATCCAGCGGGTATCGTCCCAAGATTTCTCATCCATTGTGCAAAGTACTTCCCAGCTTACGAAGAACGAAAATAGTCCTGCTACTACCCTTGACTTTCAAAGGAACCGGCATGGCTCTATTTTTGAACCGATTCAGCGAACGGAAAATCAGATTGCTGCGCAAGATATCCGCACGGCTGAGTGGGAGTGGTTGGTGATCGGTTTATACAAAGCAATGGGAATTCCTTATACTAGAAAACATGCCAAAGTTATGGACGATGTTACACAGTTCATGAACGATATTGGAATCGCTTTGAGCAGCCAAGGGCTAAACGACCCTGCCGAAATTATACAGTACCTTCAAAAGGCTTATTGGAGCGACCGAGGCAAAGACCTCAGGGAAAGAATTGTCAAAATTGGGATTCAAAACCGAAACGACGACCGGAAAAAACCAGAAACGTTAGAGGATGCAACTGGAAAATATAACTGCTCTACGACATGCTCCTGTGAAGAACAAAGTGGTGATGCAACAGAGCAAAAGTGCTTGCAAGGGCCTTTTTTAACAGCAGCACATTGCAAACCGACGGCCCCTGAAAACCAAGAATCTATTTTCCCCCAGCCAGCGCCGTCAGACGACAGTTATCAATTCTCAAAACAAAATGCATGTAAAAAGGTACCTGAAATGGGAGATGcggaacgagaaaaaaaaagaaatggaaaattcaCCCATGTAGACCAGTCACGCTTTCGATACCAGTATGGTACAGAACAAGAGGAAAAGagacaatttgaaaaacaaaaacaaaatcgcTTCTTTGATCATCTGTTTGGACCAATAAAGAAATTCTCAAGGAGGAAAACTTCCCCAGTTACCAAGCAATCACAGCTAGTGGGTGGATTTGACTTTGTCCCTGCCTTCAGATGCCCAGGATGGCCCAAAATTGCACGAGAGTGGACCACAAGGGAGCGTAAGTGGCCATCGCCATATATGGTCTTCAAGGTAGCTCAGGAAGGATTCCATTTGGTAGCAAAGCCTCCAAAGAATGGTGGTAAGGGAGATCGTGACTTCAGAATCTCGTTTTCCTATTCGGAATACTTGTTGAGCCAAGAGATGAATGACATCCAACGAGAGTGTTACCGATGCCTGAAAAAATATCATCGGGCTTATCTGTCTAAAGAGTCCAAAAGTCTGGTGACATTTCATCTCAAGAACCTTTTTCTGCAAACGATTGAAGAGACTGGTGCCGAGGTGTGGACCGAAAGCAACAGATCGAAATGTATGATGATGCTGTTCGACAACCTTTTCGAAGCTCTGGAAAAGAAGTTTTTGCATCATTTCTTTGTGAGGTCTTGGAACATTTTTGGTACAGATTACATCGAAAACCCCAAGATTCTGGAATCCTTGGCTGGAGTACTTACGCAGATAAGAAACAATCCAGTTCAATTTGGAACACCGCTGATGAAGGACAAACACTCCAAATTTGAAACAGCAGTAAAAGAAAACCAATACATTCCACACAGCGACACAGACATCGCCAAAACAGGGGAACATGGAGCTGGAGAAATAACAGATTTTCCATGCAAAGGGTGTGCTAACACAAAAGGCAAGCGACAGGAATCGCCTTGTCAAGAAAGAAGCTCTATTGCAAATTTTCGGTACCATGACTTGAAAGATTTCTTCCTCAGTGTGAGCAAGGAGTTGATCGATATGGCGTTTAACGAACACACGACCGATTGCATACTTGAAGCCCTTGATCCGTTGGAAAGGTCTTTGGTGGATGGTCTCAAGGAAATAGAAAAGATCGGTATCGTCCGTGTCGACGAATTCCCAAAAATGTTTGATATTAGTTGGGACTTGGCTTTCTACAGGATGCTGGTCAGCTCTGAACAGAACATGAGGCGCCGCGTGCTCGAAGGGATCCAAAGTGTAGTCGAAGTGTGCAGATACGTTTTTAAGCAAGATGACTTTGCGCCTGGAAATGAAGACGCTATAATAAAACGAATGCACGACGCTAATTCTGAAAATTGTTTTGACTTGAATCGCTATATACCCGCTGGCTCCGGAACGCAGTTTGTCCTTAACTTTTTCAACGGTCTTCAGCTAAGTGAAGCTTCGCAAGAAAACGTTGATTTTGAAATCCCATTAGATTGA
- the LOC138006761 gene encoding zinc finger protein 709-like, protein MTSRSVKHRNCRTFNRDSWCAKSGSCVSEERSLMRDEEVHTGEKRNECKQCGKRFSEAGNLRQHERVHSGEKPYECKLCGKCFSQAVNLRTHDRVHKGEKPYQCSQCGKCFGQVGGLRKHERMHTGEKPYECEQCGKCFSQSQNLRAHERVHSGEKPYECEQCGKCFSQSQNLRTHERVHKGEKPYQCTQCGKCFSLAHHLRTHERMHTGEKPYECEQCGKCFRQSANLRTHERVHTGEKRNRYKLAVILESILAKQGI, encoded by the coding sequence ATGACGTCAAGATCAGTTAAGCACAGGAACTGCCGTACTTTCAACAGGGATTCTTGGTGTGCAAAGAGTGGGAGCTGTGTGAGCGAAGAACGAAGTCTTATGAGAGATGAAgaagtccatactggagagaagcgtaatgaatgcaaacaatgtggcaagcgTTTTAGCGAAGCTGGAAATTTAAGGCAACACGAAAGAGTGCAttctggagagaagccttatgaatgtaAACTATGTGGCAAGTGCTTTAGTCAAGCGGTaaatttaaggacacatgacaGAGTGCATAAAGGAGAAAAGCCCTATCAATGCTcacaatgtggaaagtgttttggCCAAGTAGGAGGTTTAAGGAAACATGAAAGAatgcatactggagagaagccttatgaatgcgaacaatgcggcaagtgttttagtcaaagtcaaaatttaagGGCACATGAAAGAGTACATagtggagagaagccttatgaatgcgaacaatgcggcaagtgttttagtcaaagccaaaatttaaggacacatgaaagagtgcaTAAAGGAGAGAAGCCGTATCAATGCACacaatgtggcaagtgcttTAGTTTGGCACAtcatttaaggacacatgaaagaatgcatactggagagaagccttatgaatgcgaaCAATGCGGCAAGTGTTTTCGTCAAAGTGCaaatttaaggacacatgaaagagtgcaTACAGGAGAGAAGCGCAATCGATACAAACTGGCTGTGATTCTGGAAAGTATTTTAGCGAAGCAGGGGATTTAA